CACGACATCTACTCGATTGAAGATTTGTCGCAGCTGATTTTCGACCTCAAACAAGTCAACCCGCAGGCCCTGGTCTCGGTAAAACTGGTCGCAGAAGCCGGCGTCGGCACCATCGCCGCTGGCGTGGCCAAGGCCTATGCCGACCTGATCACCATCTCCGGCTACGACGGCGGCACCGGCGCTTCGCCGCTGACCTCGATCAAGTACGCCGGTGCGCCGTGGGAGCTCGGCCTGGCCGAAACCCACCAGACCCTGCGCGGCAACGACCTGCGCGGCAAGGTGCGGGTACAGACCGACGGCGGCCTGAAAACCGGCCTCGACGTGATCAAGGCTGCGATTCTCGGCGCCGAAAGTTTCGGCTTCGGCACCGCGCCCATGATCGCACTGGGCTGCAAATACCTGCGCATCTGCCACCTGAACAACTGCGCTACCGGTGTGGCGACTCAGAACGAAAAACTGCGCAAGGATCACTACATCGGCACCGTCGACATGGTGGTGAATTTCTTCACCTACGTCGCCGAGGAAACCCGTGAGTGGCTGGCCAAGCTGGGCGTGCGTTCGCTGGAAGAGCTGATCGGTCGCACCGACCTGTTGGACATCCTCGAAGGCCAGACCGCCAAGCAACAGCATTTGGACCTGACACCGCTGTTGGGCAGCGATCACATCCCGGCAGACAAGCCACAATTCTGCCAGGTGGACCGCAACCCGCCGTTCGACAAGGGCCTGCTGGCCGAGAAAATGGTCGAAATGGCCGGCTCCTCGATCAGCGATGCCAGCGGTGGCGAATTCGCCCTGGATATCTGCAACTGCGACCGTTCCATCGGTGCTCGCATCTCCGGTGAAATCGCGCGCAAGCACGGCAACCAGGGCATGGCGAAAGCGCCGATCACCTTCCGCTTCAAGGGCACTGCGGGCCAGAGTTTCGGTGTGTGGAACGCCGGTGGCCTGCACATGTACCTGGAAGGCGATGCCAACGACTACGTGGGCAAAGGCATGACCGGCGGCAAGCTGGTCATCGTCCCGCCGGCTGGCAGCGTATACAAGACCCAGGACAGTGCCATCATCGGCAACACCTGCTTGTACGGCGCCACCGGTGGCAAGCTGTTTGCCGCGGGTACTGCCGGTGAGCGCTTCGCCGTGCGTAACTCCGGTGCCCACACCGTGGTGGAAGGCACTGGCGATCACTGTTGCGAGTACATGACCGGAGGCTTTGTCGCGGTACTGGGCAAGACCGGTTACAACTTCGGTTCGGGCATGACCGGCGGTTTCGCCTACGTGCTCGACCAGGACAACACCTTCGTCGACAAGGTCAACCACGAGTTGGTCGAGATCCAGCGGATCAGCGGTGAAGCCATGGAATCCTACCGGAACCACTTGCAGCACGTGCTGGATGAGTACGTCGAGGAGACCGGCAGTGAATGGGGTCGCAACCTCGCCGAAAACCTCGATGATTACCTGCGTCGTTTCTGGCTGGTCAAGCCCAAGGCTGCCAACCTAAAATCGTTGCTTTCCAGCATCCGTGCCAACCCGCAGTGATATGCGCCTGAACAGTTTGATGAGGTTTTAACATGGCTGAACGTCTGAATAACGACTTCCAGTTCATCGATGTCGGGCGCAAAGATCCGAAGAAGAAACTGTTGCGTCAACGCAAGAAAGAGTTCGTGGAAATCTACGAGCCCTTCAAGCCCCAGCACTCGGCCGATCAGGCCCACCGCTGCCTGGGGTGCGGTAACCCGTATTGCGAATGGAAGTGCCCGGTGCACAACTTCATTCCCAACTGGCTCAAACTGGTGGCCGAGGGCAACATCCTCGCCGCCGCCGAGCTGTCGCACCAGACCAACACCCTGCCGGAAGTCTGCGGCCGGGTGTGCCCGCAAGACCGTCTATGTGAAGGTGCCTGCACCCTCAACGATGGCTTCGGCGCGGTGACCATCGGTTCGGTGGAGAAGTACATCACCGACACCGCGTTCGCCATGGGCTGGCGCCCGGACATGTCCAAGGTCAAGCCGACCGGCAAGCGTGTTGCGATTATCGGCGCGGGCCCGGCGGGCCTGGGGTGTGCCGACGTGTTGGTGCGTGGTGGCGTGACCCCGGTGGTGTTCGACAAGAACCCGGAGATCGGTGGCCTGCTGACTTTCGGTATTCCCGAGTTCAAGCTGGAAAAAACCGTACTGAGTCACCGTCGTGAAGTGTTCACCGGCATGGGTATCGAGTTCCGCCTCAATACCGAAATCGGCAAAGACATCACCATGGAGCAACTGCTCGCCGAATACGATGCGGTGTTCATGGGCATGGGCACCTACACCTATATGAAGGGCGGCTTTGCCGGTGAAGACTTGCCGGGCGTGTATGACGCGCTCGACTTCCTGATTGCCAACGTCAACCGCAACCTGGGCTTTGAAAAGTCGCCGGAAGATTTCGTCGACATGAAAGGCAAGAAGGTCGTGGTGCTGGGCGGTGGCGACACCGCGATGGACTGCAACCGTACCTCGATCCGCCAGGGCGCCAAGTCGGTCACCTGTGCGTATCGTCGCGACGAAGCCAACATGCCCGGCTCGCGCAAAGAGGTGAAGAACGCCAAGGAAGAAGGCGTGAAATTCCTCTACAACCGCCAGCCGATTGCGATCGTCGGTGAAGACCGCGTCGAAGGCGTGAAGGTGGTCGAGACCCGTCTCGGCGAACCGGATGCCCGAGGCCGTCGCAGCCCCGAGCCGATCCCGGGTTCCGAAGAGATTATCCCGGCCGATGCCGTGGTCATCGCTTTCGGTTTCCGTCCAAGCCCGGCGCCCTGGTTCGAGCAGTTCGAAATCCAGACCGACAGCCAGGGCCGCGTCGTAGCCCCGGAGCAAGGCCAGTACAAGCATCAGACCAGCAACCCGAAAATCTTCGCCGGTGGCGATATGGTGCGCGGTTCCGACCTGGTAGTGACGGCGATCTTCGAAGGCCGCAATGCCGCCGAAGGCATCCTGGATTACCTTCAAGTTTGATTTGAAACACGGTCAACTGTGGGAGCTGGCTTGCCTGCGATAGCGATAGTGAATTCACCACCGCCATCGCAGGCAAGCCAGCTCCCACACAAACCCCATTCCAGATAGGGTTTGGTGGTGTCTGTCATACCGCAAGACACCGCGACAAATTGACCCGATAGACAAAAGGCAAGGCGCATTCCGTGCCTTTTGCGTCGCGCTCTGAGAAAATGCCCGCACTTTTTTTGCGGATGCCGACATGACTGCCCTCAAGAACGACCGTTTCCTTCGTGCCCTGCTCAAGCAACCTGTAGACGTCACGCCCGTGTGGATGATGCGTCAAGCCGGTCGCTACCTGCCGGAATACCGCGCCAGCCGCGCCCACGCCGGTGACTTCATGAGCCTGTGCATGAATCCTGCGTTCGCCTGCGAAGTCACGATGCAGCCGCTGGACCGCTACCCACAACTGGATGCGGCCATTCTCTTCTCCGATATCCTCACCATCCCCGACGCCATGGGCCAGGGCCTGTACTTCGAGACCGGCGAAGGCCCGCGCTTCAGGAAAGTCGTCAGTACCCTGGCCGATATCGAAGCCTTGCCGATCCCTGATCCGCACAAAGACCTCGGTTATGTGATGGATGCGGTCAGCACCATCCGCCGCGAGCTCAACGGTCGCGTGCCGCTGATTGGCTTCTCTGGCAGCCCGTGGACGCTGGCCACCTATATGGTCGAAGGCGGTTCGTCGAAAGACTTCCGCAAGACCAAGGCCATGCTCTACGACAACCCGCAAGCCATGCACCTGTTGCTGGACAAGCTGGCACAGTCGGTGACCTCCTACCTCAACGGCCAGATCATGGCCGGTGCGCAAGCGGTGCAGATCTTCGATACCTGGGGCGGCAACCTGTCGGCGGCGGCGTACCAGGAATTCTCCCTGGCCTACATGCGCAAGATCGTCAGCGGGCTGATCCGCGAACATGAAGGTCGCAAGGTTCCGGTCATCCTGTTCACCAAGGGCGGCGGCCTGTGGCTGGAAAGCATCGCCGATGCTGGCGCCGATGCATTGGGCCTGGACTGGACCTGCGATATCGGCGAAGCCCGCCGTCGCGTTGGCAACCAGGTTGCGCTGCAAGGCAACATGGACCCCACTGTGCTGTACGCCAAGCCGGAAGCGATCCGTGCCGAAGTCGGACGCATCCTCGCTAGCTATGGCAAGGGCACCGGCCATGTGTTCAACCTCGGCCATGGCATCACGCCGGAAGTGAATCCGGAACATGCGGGTGCGTTCCTACGCGCAGTCCACGAACTCTCGGCGCAATACCACGAGTAAAACGCAAAACAAAATGTGGGAGCTGGCTTGTCGGGTCGCCGCATCGCTGCGATAGCGGTGTTGAATTCACCGCCGCCATCGCAGGCAAGCCAGCTCCCACATAAAGCAAGTAGCCTCAGGTTTCCACATGCCCCAACGGCGGCAACTTCGCCAGCTTCAACGCCACCAGCAACGCGCCGATCAGTAGCGCGATAATGAATCCGCCAATCCCGTTCCACCCGGCAAAATGCCAGAAGAACCCGCCTGCCGTCCCGGCGATACTCGATCCCACGTAATAGCAGAACAGGTATAGCGAAGACGCTTGCCCCTTGGCTTTCACCGCACGGCGCCCGATCCAGCTGCTGGCCACCGAGTGGGCGCCGAAGAAGCCGAACGTGAAGATCAACATGCCCGGCACCACCAGCCACAGCGGGGTGAACAGCGTCAGGGCCATGCCGGCGAGCATCAGCACGATGGTGGCCCACAGCACCCGACGGCGGCCAAGGCGGTCGGCCAGAGAGCCGATCTTGGCCGAACTGTAGATGCCCGAGAGGTACACCAGCGACAGCAGGCCGACCACGGCCTGGCTCAGCTCATAGGGTGAGGCGAGCAGGCGATAACCGATGTAGTTGAACATCGTTACGAACGCGCCCATCAACAGGAAGGCTTCCAGGAACAGCCACGGCAAGCCCGCATCCTTGAAATGCATGACAAAGCCATCCACCAGGCTGCGTGGTTTGAGGCTGCTGGCGCGGAAGTTGCGCGATTCGGGGAGGATCTTCCAGAACACCGTGGCGGCGATCAACGCCAGAGCGCCGATGATCAGCATTGCGGTGTGCCAGCTGACAAAATCGATCAACACGCCGATGATCAGGCGCCCGCTCATGCCGCCAATCGCGTTGCCGCCGATGTACAGGCCCATGGCCAGGCCGATGTGCTGCGGGTGGATCTCTTCGCTGAGGTAGGTCATCGCCACGGCAGCCAGGCCGCTCAGGGACAGGCCCACCAGCGCCCGCATCAGCAGAATCCCCTCCCAGGTCGGCATCAGACCGCTGGCGATGGTGGCCAGCGCCGCACAGAACAACGCGGCGACCATCACCGGCTTGCGCCCCAGCCTGTCGGATATCGGCCCGGTGATCAGCAGGCCGCAGGCGAGCATCGCGGTCGCGACCGAAAGAATCAGGCTGCTTTGCGCCGCATTGATGGAAAATTCGTGGGACAGCGCCGGCATCATCGGCTGTACGCAATACAGCAGGGCGAAGGTGGCAAACCCGCCGGAGAACAGCGCCAACACCGTGCGCATGAACATCGGCGTGCCTTTTTCGATGTACTCGTCATTAAGCTGCGCCACCACCTCATCGAGGGCTGAGGGCGGGGTGTGTTGGGCAAGTGGAGCAACAGCAGGATTCACGGGGGACCTCGGGGAGGAAAGTCTGCCAGGACTGGCAATACGAAAAAGAATATAGCTGGCTAATGATTCTTTCCAATATATTGTTCGACCTGTTTGATAGGTTCTACGACCTAATGAGGTGTGCATGGAATTACGTCACCTGCGGTACTTCATCGCCGTCGCTGAAGAACTGCACTTTGGCCGCGCCGCGCAGGTGCTGGGCATCTCGCAACCGCCCTTGAGCCAGCAGATCCAGGCACTGGAGCAAGAGGTGGGGGCGCGGCTATTTGAGCGTACCAATCGTCGGGTCGAGCTGAGCGAGGCCGGGCGCCTGTTCCTGCAAGAGGCGCGGCTGGTGCTGGCCCAGGTCGACAAGGCGGCGGATGTGGCGCGCAGGGCGCAATTGGGAGAGCTCGGCGAACTGAAGATCGGCTTCACATCTTCCGCACCGTTCAATTCCAGCATTCCCCAGGCGATCTTCGCGTTTCGCCAGGCTTTCCCGGCGGTGCACCTCAATCTGCAGGAGATGAGCAGCACCCAGGTGGCCGAGTCATTGGTGGATGAGTCGATCCAGGTCGGGCTGATGCGGCCTTTGCCGTTGCCTGATTCGCTGAGCGTGGTCGAGTTGATGCGCGAGCCGTTGGTTGCAGTATTGAGCGCCGGCCATCCGTTGGTGGAAGGCAGCGAGCGCGGCCTGCACCTGGCGCAGTTGGCGCAGGAGCCCTTTGTGTTTTTTCCGCGCACCTACGGCAGCGGCCTGTATGCCCAATTGCTCAGCCTGGCCCGCGACGCCGGGTTCAGCCCGCATTTTGCCCAGGAAGCGGGGGAGGCGATGACCATCATTGGCCTGGTGGCGGCGGGGTTGGGCGTGTCGGTGTTGCCGGCGTCTTACCAGCGTATCCGCATTGATGGCGTGGTCTACCGCACACTGCTCGACCCGGAGGCGATGACGGCGGTGTGGCTGGTGCAGCGCAAGGGCGTGCAAACGCCGATGGCGAAGGGGTTTGTGGAGTTGTTGACGCACAGGGCATCTACGTAACGAAGCAGAGTGATGTGGGAGCTGTCGAGCTTTAGCGAGGCTGCGAAAGGATCACCGCGTTGTATCTGAAAGACCGCAGCGCCTGCATCGCAGCCTCGCTAAAGCTCGACAGCTCCCACATTTGATCGGCGGTCTTTTCCGAGTGCGGTTGCTTCAGGCATACTGGCCGAGTTCCCGAAAGGGGCTTGTGAGACTCTGAGGATCCTGGGTAACCAGCCATCGCAGAGCCAGGCAGGAAGCGGTGATGACAAGCCAACCTGTTTGTGAAGAGGGCGCCGAAAGGCGCCCTTTGTCGTTTCTGGCCTTACTGCATCCCGGTCGAGCGCAACCCTGCCAGGATGTCCCTATCCAGCATGCTTATCCAACGGTTGTAGTTGCGATGGATCTTGCCGTCCTTGTAGCCCAGGTCGCGGCTGTCGCGGTAAGTGATGGCGTAGCTGTTGCGGGTGTAGCGGATATCGATTGCTGCATAGAACTGGCCGCGCACGGTGATCTCGGCCTGCACCAGTTGCGGGCTCAGGCGTTGTACCGTCCACTCACGTTTTTGCAGGGCGGCGACGATCACCTGTTTCATTTTTTCTTCGCTGACCTGGGTCGTGGCCGGCAGTTCGTGCTGGGTGTTGAGCACTGGTTTGCTGGTGCAGCCGGCAGTGGTCAACAGCGCCAGGGTGATCAGGGTAGCGCGTAGCAGGGAAGACATTCCGTTTTCTCCAATCGATTAAAAAGTCAGGCCCAGCGGCGGAAGATCAACGAGGTGTTGACGCCGCCGAAGGCAAAATTGTTGTTCATCACGTAGTCGTTGTGCATCTGCCGAAAGCCACCTTGCAGGTAGTCCAGTTCGCCGCATTGTGGGTCGACCGAATCCAGGTTGAAGGTGTGCACGTACTCGTCGCGGTTCATCATTTCGATGCTGAACCACGACTCCAGCGCGCCGCAGGCACCCAGGGTGTGGCCGAGGAAACTCTTCTGCGAGCTGATCGGCATTCGGCTGCCGAACAGGCTGCTGGTGGCCAGGGTTTCGGCGATGTCACCCTGGTCGGTGGCGGTGCCGTGGCCGTTTACATAGCCGATGGCAGAAGGCGCAAGCCCGGCGTCTTCCAGGGCCAGTTCCATGGCACGGCGCATGGTTTTCTGTTCCGGGCGGGTGGTGTGCTGGCCGTCGGCATTGCTGCCAAAGCCAACCAGCTCAGCGTGAATATGCGCGCCGCGCGCCAACGCGTGTTGCAACTCTTCCAGTACCAGGATGCCGGCGCCTTCACCAATCACCAGGCCATCACGGCCGCTGTCGTAGGGGCGCGGACTGGTTTGCGGCGCATCGTTTTTCAGACTGGTGGCGTAGAGTGCATCGAACACCATGGCTTCGGTGGGGCACAGTTCTTCGGCGCCGCCGGCGAGCATCAATGGCAGGCGCCCGAACTTGATTGCCTCGTAGGCATAGCCGATGCCCTGGCTACCGCTGGTGCAGGCGCTGGACGTGGGGATCAAGCGCCCGGTGAGGCCAAAGAAAATGCTGATATTCGCCGCGGTGGTGTGCGGCATCATCCGCACATAGGAGTTGGCGTTTAGCCCCTCGGCCACGGAATTGAGCAGCATATTGCCGAACGCCTTGATCTCATCGGTGCTGCCGGTGGACGAGCCACAGGCCACGCCCATGCGCCCGTCCTTGATCGACGGATCACCGAGCAAGCCGGCATCCTGCAGTGCCTGCTCCGCTGCCCACACCGCCAGGCGCGAGACACGGCCCATGCTGCGCAATTGCTTGCGGGTCCAGTGCGCGGGCACCACAAAATCATCAATCGGCCCGGCCAGGCGCGTGTTCAGTTCGGTAAAGCGGTCCCATTCATCCATGCGCCGGATACCGCTGCGGTTGGCGCGAAAGTTGGCGGCGATGGTTTCCCAATCGCTGCCCAGGGACGTCACGCCGGCCATGCCGGTGACAACGACGCGCTTCATCAGCACAAGCCTCCGTTCACGGCCAGCACCTGGCGCGTGATATAGCCGGCTTCGGCCGACATCAGGAAATTCACCGCGCCAGCCACCTCTTCCGGCGTGCCCATGCGCTGCGCCGGGATCATCTTCATCAACTCTTCCACCGGCACGTTTTCATCCAGCATTGCGGTGTCGATCAGCCCCGGAGCGACGCAGTTGACGGTGATCTTGCGTTTGCCCAGCTCGATCGCCAGCGCCTTGGCCGCGCCGATCAGGCCGGCTTTCGACGCACTGTAATTGACCTGGCCGCGGTTGCCGATCAACCCGGACACCGAGGTGATGCACACGATACGCCCAGCGGCGCGACGCCGAATCATCGGCATCATCACCGGGTGCAGCACGTTGTAGAAACCATCGAGGTTGGTGCGCATCACCACGTCCCAGTCGTCTTCCGACAAGGCCGGGAAGGCGCCGTCGCGGGTCAGGCCGGCATTGAGCACCACGCCGTAGTAGGCGCCATGTTGCTCCACGTCGGCTTCAAGGATGGCCTTGCAACTGGCGCGGTCGGACACGTCGAATTGCAGCACCCGTGCCTTGCGCCCCATGGCCTCGATCTCGACCTGCACGGTGTCGGCTTCGGCGCGGCCATTGCGGCAATGCAGCACGATGTCATGGCCGGCCTGGGCCAGGCGCAGGGCAATGGCGCGGCCGATGCCACGGCTTGAGCCGGTGACCAGTACGGATTCAGTCATGACGTTGGGTCCTTCGATTCATCTAAATAGTTGGCCGCCTGGGGCGGTCGAAATACGTTCAGGCGCGCACTGGCCTGGATACCATTACCGGTGAGGTGGCATTCGAACACACCCATGCCGTTGTCGTCTTCCAGGGAGCGCAGGCCGTGGATATTCAGCTCGGCGCCTGCCGGGAAGTGCTCCACGTTGCACTCGAACTTGCGTGTACCCAACAGGAAGCCCAGTTCCACCGCGCGGCCTTGCTGGCGTGCATGGCAACCGGCATAGGCGGCGACGCTTTGCGCCATCAATTCCAGGCCGACCCAGGCCGGCAGGCTACCGTCAGGGCGGTTGAACAGGCCGTCGGGCTTGACGGTGACGCGGGTGCGGATCTGCTCATCATCGAACGACAGCACCTGGTCGATCAGGATCATGTCGCCCGCGTGGGGTAGCAGCTCGGCAAGTGGCCAATCGATCATGGGGCCTCTGCGATTATCAGGCTGACGTTATTACCGCCGAAGGCAAACGAGTTGCTCATCAGGCAGGTTTTTTTCAAGGTGTCGCCGCTGCGTGTCCATTGCAAGGCGGGCAGCGCCGGGTCGGCTTGGCCGTCCCACACGTGAGGCGGCAGCTGGCCGTGAGCCAGGCTCAGCCAGCAGAACGCCGCTTCCAGCGCTCCGGCGGCACCGAGGGTGTGACCGGTCATGGGCTTGGTCGACGAACAGGCCACACCGCCGGGGAACAGGCTGGCGACCGCCTGGCTTTCCATGGCGTCGTTGTGTTGGGTGGCGGTGCCGTGCAGGTTCAGGTAGCCGATCTGCTCGGGAGCCAGCTTTGCGCTGGCCAGGGCCTTGCGCATCGCTTGCAACGCGCCCTTGCCGCTGGGTTCCGGCGCGGAGATATGGTGAGCGTCGCAACTGGCACCGCTGCCCAGCAAGGCGATCGGTGCCGGCTCGCGGCTCATCAGGAACAGTACCGCCGCCTCACCGATATTGATGCCGTTGCGGTTCACCGAGAACGGGTTGCAGCGCTCGCTGGATACCGCTTCCAGCGAGGTAAATCCGTTCAGGGTCAGCTTGCACAGGCTGTCCACGCCGCCACAGATTACCGCATCGCACACCCCCAGGTTCAGCAGGCGCTGGGCGCTCATCAAGGCACGGGCGCTAGAGGTGCAGGCGGTGGAAATCACATAGGCCGGGCCGCTCAATTGCAGCCAGTCGGCGAGGAAGTTTGCCGGGGCGCTGAGTTCCTGTTGCTGGTAGTCGTAGTCGGCAGGGAACTGCTTGTCGCGCAGGTAATGAGCAATGCCACGGCTGGCTTCGTCGATGCCCGAGGTGCTGGTGCCAAGCACCACGCCGACTCGCCCTGGGCCATAGGTTTGAATGGCCTGACGGATCTCATCTTCAATCTGCAACGCCGCTTCCAGCAACAACTGGTTATTGCGGCTGCTTTGTTGAGCCAGTTCCACCGGCAGAGGCACCAGTTCGCCCTGGACGGCAGCCACCGGCACTACGCGCTCCGGCACCCAGCCGCTTTCGGCGCGCATCCCTGAACAGTCACCGGCAAACAGGTTGCGGCTGACTTCGGCCTGGCCTCGGCCAAGGGCGCAGATCACACCGAGGGCATTGAGGTAAGCGGTCATCGGCTGATACCTAGCGGGGTGATGCGATAACTCAACGGCTGGCCGGCCATGTTCACGCTGAACACCTCGGAAGACTGATAGATGATTTGCCAATGGCCCGGCAGCGTGCGCGTCAGGTCCATGGCCTGGGCGTGCGGATACAGCGCTGGCACATCACCGGCCGGGGTCAGGGCAAACAGCAGCGCGGCAAACAGCTCCCGCGCCTGGGGATTGGGGGGCAGCAAGCCGTCGGCCTGCCACTGCCCATCGAGCAGTTTTTGCCGGGCCAGGGGAATGCCCAAGGGGTCCATCATCGACCAGCGAATCGCGTGGCCTTCGCGCTGGATCACCAGCAGCCAGTCCTGGCGCTGCCCGTCCGCCAGGCGCTGCACATGCAGTTGCATCGGCAAGGCCAGGGCCGGGATTTTTTCCGGCAGCGGTGCCTGGCTGGCGCAGGCACTGAGCAGCAACAGGCAACCCATTAACAGCAGGCGCATCATGAGGCGGCGTTCTCCAAAGGTTTGCGCGCAACGCAGTTGACCAGGGTTTCCTCGCGCTGGCCCACCGGCGGCGCCTTGCGCAGACCCCAGCGCTCCAGCAGGCCGAAGTCGCTGGAGCGGCTCCACCACAGGTAGGGGTACGAGACATTCTGCGAGTCGAATTCAAAGCCTTGCTCGCGCAGCATCTCCAAATACTCTTCAGCGCTTTTTTGCACATGCATCGGGTGGCGGAACAACCAGCGAATCACCCAGGTGTCGATATAGGCTTCGGTGGATTCGGCAAACAGCAGATAGCCGCCCGGTTTGAGTACCCGATAGAACTCCTTGAGTGCGCGATGTTGCTCGACCAAGTGGTGAAAGGTCTGGTGGCAAAACACGATATCGACGCTGGCGTCCGGTACATCGAGGGTGGCGCAGTCACTGGCGATCAGCTCGACAGCCAGGCCCTGGCGCGCAGCCTCTTCACGGCTCAGCTCCAGGCTGTGGGGGTCGGCATCCAGGCCGATCAGACGTGAAGGCGCAAACACCTGCTGCAGCAACCGGAAGGATTTACCCTGGCCACAACCGGCGTCCAGCAACACCGGTGCCACCGGCAGCGGCTCGCTGAACAGGCTGCGCAGGTCGTTGATCGCCACGCGCAATACGTGATGCTGCCAGGTGTGGCTGCGCAGGAACCAGAAGCCGAACCTGGTTTCCTCGACGTAATTTTTGCTCAGGTAGTTTTTTTCAACGGCAGGACTGCTCATACCGCTTCACTCGCACAAATATCCGACAACATCCGCAATCGCCGTTTCGGCTCGCTGACAAACGGGTTGCGCTCATCCCAGGCGTAACCGGCCAGGATCGAACTGATCATGCGGCGAATCTCCGGCGAGCTGCCGGGATGGAAAATCACATCCTGGAACGTACCGGCATACCAGCCTTCGACGTAGCAGCGGAAGGTATCGACACCGCGCTTCAAGGGTTCGGCGAATTCGCTTTGCCAGTCCACGGTCTCGCCGTTGAGCTGACGGTGCAGCACAGCGGCGGCCATGCTGGCCGACCGCATGGCGATGGTCACGCCGGACGAGAACACCGGATCGAGAAATTCCGCCGCATTGCCCAGTAGCGCAAAGCCTGGGCCGTGCAGGCTTTTGACGTTGGCCGAATAGCCGCCGATGCTGCGTGCCGGGGTGTCCCAGGCGGCGTTTTGCAGCACGGCGGCCAGGCTTGGCGTTTCATCGACAAAGCTGCGCAGGCAGGCGTCAAGGTCGCTGTCGCGGCCATCGAAATGTTCTTTGGCCGCGACCACGCCCACCGAGCAACGGCCGTTGCTGAACGGGATGGTCCAGAACCAGATGTCGCGCTGGGTCGGGTGGGTGGTGACCAGAATTTTGCTGCGATCAAAGCCTGGGTGTTCGATGCGGTCTTCGATGTGAGTGAACACGGCCTGGCGCAGCGGGAAGTTCGAGGGCGCCTCAAGGTCCAGCAGGCGCGGCAGCACGCGGCCATAGCCGCTGGCGTCGAGCACGAACTTGGCTTTGATGTGGTACTCGCTGCCGTTCTGTCGGCGCACATGCAGGTAGCGGCACTCGCCGGAGAAATCCACACCGACAATGCTTTGGCCATAGCGGATTTCCACACCTTGCAGCGCCGCCTGATCGGCCAGCAACTTGTCGAACTCGCCGCGCTGCACCTGGAAGGTGGTGGGCTTGCCGTTGCTGAAGGTGTCGCCAAAGTCAAACGCACTGTAGCGCTCGCCCCAGGCGAACGCGGCGCCGGTTTTTACCTGGAAGCCCGCCGCTTGCACAGCGTCGAGCATCCCGGCTTCTTCGATGAAGTCGATGCAGTGCGACAGCAGGCTTTCGCCAATCGAAAAACGCGGGAAATGCTCGCGTTCGATGATCAATACATCATGCCCTTTGCGCTTTAGCAGCGCGGCCGCAATGGCACCGGATGGCCCGGCACCGATCACCACCACCTGGCGACGTTCCATTTCAACTGTGGGCACGAGGGCTCCTTGCCGCATGGGCGATAATCGCATTCATAAGGTGTGTTTCTGCTGGGCTGCCCAGGGCGCCAGCATAAAGCTGAATGCCAGGCCCAG
This genomic stretch from Pseudomonas synxantha BG33R harbors:
- a CDS encoding beta-ketoacyl-[acyl-carrier-protein] synthase family protein: MTAYLNALGVICALGRGQAEVSRNLFAGDCSGMRAESGWVPERVVPVAAVQGELVPLPVELAQQSSRNNQLLLEAALQIEDEIRQAIQTYGPGRVGVVLGTSTSGIDEASRGIAHYLRDKQFPADYDYQQQELSAPANFLADWLQLSGPAYVISTACTSSARALMSAQRLLNLGVCDAVICGGVDSLCKLTLNGFTSLEAVSSERCNPFSVNRNGINIGEAAVLFLMSREPAPIALLGSGASCDAHHISAPEPSGKGALQAMRKALASAKLAPEQIGYLNLHGTATQHNDAMESQAVASLFPGGVACSSTKPMTGHTLGAAGALEAAFCWLSLAHGQLPPHVWDGQADPALPALQWTRSGDTLKKTCLMSNSFAFGGNNVSLIIAEAP
- a CDS encoding class I SAM-dependent methyltransferase, giving the protein MSSPAVEKNYLSKNYVEETRFGFWFLRSHTWQHHVLRVAINDLRSLFSEPLPVAPVLLDAGCGQGKSFRLLQQVFAPSRLIGLDADPHSLELSREEAARQGLAVELIASDCATLDVPDASVDIVFCHQTFHHLVEQHRALKEFYRVLKPGGYLLFAESTEAYIDTWVIRWLFRHPMHVQKSAEEYLEMLREQGFEFDSQNVSYPYLWWSRSSDFGLLERWGLRKAPPVGQREETLVNCVARKPLENAAS
- a CDS encoding NAD(P)/FAD-dependent oxidoreductase, translating into MPTVEMERRQVVVIGAGPSGAIAAALLKRKGHDVLIIEREHFPRFSIGESLLSHCIDFIEEAGMLDAVQAAGFQVKTGAAFAWGERYSAFDFGDTFSNGKPTTFQVQRGEFDKLLADQAALQGVEIRYGQSIVGVDFSGECRYLHVRRQNGSEYHIKAKFVLDASGYGRVLPRLLDLEAPSNFPLRQAVFTHIEDRIEHPGFDRSKILVTTHPTQRDIWFWTIPFSNGRCSVGVVAAKEHFDGRDSDLDACLRSFVDETPSLAAVLQNAAWDTPARSIGGYSANVKSLHGPGFALLGNAAEFLDPVFSSGVTIAMRSASMAAAVLHRQLNGETVDWQSEFAEPLKRGVDTFRCYVEGWYAGTFQDVIFHPGSSPEIRRMISSILAGYAWDERNPFVSEPKRRLRMLSDICASEAV
- a CDS encoding DUF3261 domain-containing protein, which translates into the protein MMRLLLMGCLLLLSACASQAPLPEKIPALALPMQLHVQRLADGQRQDWLLVIQREGHAIRWSMMDPLGIPLARQKLLDGQWQADGLLPPNPQARELFAALLFALTPAGDVPALYPHAQAMDLTRTLPGHWQIIYQSSEVFSVNMAGQPLSYRITPLGISR
- a CDS encoding hotdog family protein, whose protein sequence is MIDWPLAELLPHAGDMILIDQVLSFDDEQIRTRVTVKPDGLFNRPDGSLPAWVGLELMAQSVAAYAGCHARQQGRAVELGFLLGTRKFECNVEHFPAGAELNIHGLRSLEDDNGMGVFECHLTGNGIQASARLNVFRPPQAANYLDESKDPTS